TGGACAAAGTCGATGCTCGCAGCATCAGCCGAGAGGCCCAGCAGACCTTACGCCGCCAGGCGATCCGCTTGCGAAAGGCCGGTCGGACCTTCGCAGAGATTGCCGAGATCGTCGGCGTTCATCCTTCCACGGTGCGCAAGTGGTGGAAGATCTATGAACGCGACGGTACCCAAGGAATCCGCCTCAAGAAACGGGGGCGGAAGCCCGGGCAAAAACGAACGTTGAGCCGCGAACTGGAACAGGAACTCCGGCGGCTCATCACCGACAAAACCCCCGAGCAGCTCAAGATGCCCTTTGCCCTGTGGACGCGTCGAAACATCCAGGAGCTGATCCGGCGCCGATGGGGTATCGAGATGCCGGTGCGCACGATCGGGGACTACCTGAAGCGCTGGGGATTCACGCCGCAAAAGCCGTTGCGGCGGTCCTATGAGCAAAACCCTCAGGCGGTCCAGAAGTGGCTGGATGAGGACTACCCCGCCATTGTCGCCCGTGCGAAGCGAGAAAACGCAGAGACTGAACGACCACCGGCTAAAGCCCAATACTGTTCACTTAGTGTGCCTTCGTGCTATTCTTCTCTCGTCTTCCTTACTCATGGAAAGCGAGGTGAAGGATGGCTCGAACTCCAGCAGGGCTTCCCGAAGGCACGCGGATCACGGATTACATCACGCTGGGGGTCATCGCAAAAACGTTCCCCCTGCCCAAGGTGCACGAGGTGCTGC
This is a stretch of genomic DNA from Deferrisoma camini S3R1. It encodes these proteins:
- a CDS encoding IS630 family transposase gives rise to the protein MDKVDARSISREAQQTLRRQAIRLRKAGRTFAEIAEIVGVHPSTVRKWWKIYERDGTQGIRLKKRGRKPGQKRTLSRELEQELRRLITDKTPEQLKMPFALWTRRNIQELIRRRWGIEMPVRTIGDYLKRWGFTPQKPLRRSYEQNPQAVQKWLDEDYPAIVARAKRENAETERPPAKAQYCSLSVPSCYSSLVFLTHGKRGEGWLELQQGFPKARGSRITSRWGSSQKRSPCPRCTRCCKPQARRASDSAPYLPMSWSTM